Genomic DNA from Acidimicrobiales bacterium:
CAGGTCGCACTCATCGACCCGCTCGCCGTCGATCTCGGCCCGATGGCCGAACTCCTCGACTCCGACAGCGTCTGTGTGATGCATGCCGGCACCCAGGACCTCGAAGTGCTCGACCTGGCCTGCGGGACCGTTCCGACCACGTTGTTCGACACCCAGGTCGCCGCCGGCTTCCTCGGGATCGCCACGGGCTCGCTCGCGTCGCTGCTCGACATCTACCTCGGCGTGCAGCTCGCGAAGGGCGACCGCCTCACCGACTGGCTCCAGCGACCCCTCACCAACGACCAGCTCGCCTACGCCGCGGGCGATGTCGATAACCTGCTCGACCTCGCCGGACTGCTGGAGGGCCGGCTCGCCGATCTCGGGCGGCTCGAATGGGCGCTATCGGAGTGTGAGCTGGTCCGCACCAAGCCTCGGGGCCGCCGGGCACCCGAGGACGCCGTGCATCGCATCAAAGAGGCCCGTTCGCTCAAGGGCAAGACCGCCCGGGTCGCCAAGGCGATCGCTGCGTGGCGTGAGAACCGGGCAGCCGAGGCGAACGTACCGGTGCGCCAAATCCTTCCTGACATCGCCGTCGTCGGCATCGCCCAGCAGACTCCCAAGTCGGTGCGCGACCTCGAACGGATTCGGGGCCTCGACGGTCGTCACCTCCGAGCCGGCGCCGCC
This window encodes:
- a CDS encoding HRDC domain-containing protein, with the protein product MPELITDEVAFHAVLEQAAAHDRYAIDTEFHREKTYFPQVALVQLAWADQVALIDPLAVDLGPMAELLDSDSVCVMHAGTQDLEVLDLACGTVPTTLFDTQVAAGFLGIATGSLASLLDIYLGVQLAKGDRLTDWLQRPLTNDQLAYAAGDVDNLLDLAGLLEGRLADLGRLEWALSECELVRTKPRGRRAPEDAVHRIKEARSLKGKTARVAKAIAAWRENRAAEANVPVRQILPDIAVVGIAQQTPKSVRDLERIRGLDGRHLRAGAADELLAAVGEGLRATDDAPKVREPSLSKDLRPVVTLVTAWISQLARDHQLDPALLATRSDVEGLLADNPASRLHEGWRAAMVGEPIRQLARGDAALAFIGDGRLTLEARSHQPLH